A section of the Falco biarmicus isolate bFalBia1 chromosome 3, bFalBia1.pri, whole genome shotgun sequence genome encodes:
- the LOC130146486 gene encoding sushi, nidogen and EGF-like domain-containing protein 1, with amino-acid sequence MPELVAVPPRLTFSWGNWDAGRYQGAGMKPSFTFLLLLSGAVMTVQPKEDKAFLLYPYGPGENDQKNPKLDDGTSEKVSLTVPFTFYGKEYQRLYVNNNGVISFDSKVKQYTPDPFPLADGRPFVTPYWADVDNVKGGDIYYRESTDPALLARATKDINQYFPKIPYTATWVFVATWDHVAYYGSTSNKGNTFQAVLTTNTKVSFIILNYWDIQWTTGSASDGDPETGLGGTPAHAGFNSGDETNYYNIPGSQTEAIINITMTSNVNVPGRWVFQVDDFKVTGVPTEAPKAASSNSCWL; translated from the exons ATGCCTGAGCTCGTGGCGGTGCCTCCTCGCCTCACCTTTTCCTGGGGAAATTGGGACGCAGGGAGGTACCAAG gagctgggatgAAGCCTTCCTTCACtttcctgctcctgctgtcag GAGCCGTGATGACCGTCCAACCGAAGGAAGACAAAG CATTCCTGCTCTACCCCTATGGTCCGGGTGAGAATGACCAGAAGAACCCCAAACTTGACGATGGGACATCGGAGAAGGTCTCCCTCACCGTGCCCTTCACCTTCTACGGCAAAGAGTACCAAAGACTTTAC GTGAACAACAATGGAGTCATCTCCTTTGACTCCAAAGTCAAGCAATACACTCCCGACCCCTTCCCCCTGGCCGACGGGCGTCCCTTCGTGACCCCATACTGGGCGGATGTCGACAACGTGAAGGGAGGAGATATCTACTACAGAGAGAGCACCgacccagcactgctggcacGTGCCACCAAGGACATCAACCAATACTTCCCCAAGATCCCCTACACCGCCACGTGGGTTTTTGTGGCCACCTGGGACCACGTGGCCTACTACGGCTCTACCAGCAATAAG GGAAACACCTTCCAAGCTGTCTTGACCACCAACACCAAGGTGTCCTTCATCATCCTCAACTACTGGGATATCCAATGGACTACAGGGTCGGCAAGCGACGGTGACCCTGAAACAGGTCTTGGAGGCACTCCAGCCCAC GCTGGCTTCAACAGTGGAGATGAAACCAACTACTACAACATCCCTGGCTCCCAGACCGAAGCCATCATCAACATCACCATGACCTCCAATGTCAACGTGCCAGGGCGTTGGGTCTTCCAGGTGGATGACTTTAAGGTGACAGGAGTCCCCACAGAGGCACCCAAGGCTGccagcagcaacagctgctgGTTGTAA